Genomic DNA from Phaeobacter porticola:
CGGCGGGATCTGGCCGCGATAAAGGGGCTGGACGCAGAGCAACGCATCCCGGCGGAGTTCGGCTATTACGGTGAATACGGGTTACATCGGCGTTGGACCGTTGGAGTAGATCTGAACCTGAGCCGGGGCAGCTCCGCCCATGCGCTGCTGTTCGTGCGCCATCCCCTGCCCCGACTGGGGCCTGCCAATACGGCGGTGGAACTGGCGTTGGGGCTGAACCAGAGCAGCGCGGTCTGGGCGCCAATGCAGCGGCTGACGCTGTCATACGGGCGCGGCTTTGACACCTGGTGGCGCGACCGGCCGCTTTCGGGATGGGTGGCGTTGGATCTGGGCCATGAATGGCGCAGCAAGGGGCTGGAGCAGACCTGGAAACTGGATGCCACATTCGGGCTGAACCGCCCCGGCAAATTGGCGCCGCTGTTGCAGGTGGAAACCAGTAAAACGGCTGGGGCCTCGCTCTCCGTTGCGGTCACCCCCAGTCTGCGGGTGCCACTGGCGCGTCACTTTGGAAAGGACGCGCCAGAGCTGGTGATCGGCCTACAACACAAGCAGACCGAGACCCGGTCGCTGGGGATCAAACTGGCGATCTGGCACCGGTTCTGACCCCCGCCTGCGCGTGTCTAAGCGAGGGTTATTTGTCCACCCGCACCGTAACCTGTACAGTGCCGCGCACCGCGTCGGGCCAGACCAGCTGCACCTGATCGCGACGGCTGCCAACCCGCAGTTTGGTGTGCGGCATGGCGTGGCGATCAGCACCGCCGCTGACCTCCACCGGGCCAATCGCGATGACGCTGTCGACCCCCCGCGCCTGCCCGCGGAACGGCAGCGCATCATCGGTGTCGACGGTCCAGGTCTTGGCCGTACTGCCCTGCACATGTTCAATCCTCAGCGGATTGGCGACGGCGGCTGAGACATTGTGATAGGTGTTGCCCTCGTAAAAGATGCTCTTGGAGCGGCTGAAATCGAGATCCGCAAAACTAGTGTCGACCCGTTCGGCCCGGTCGATCGAGCCATTGATGGAGCGGAATTTATTCCCCGACACCGTCATCCCATTGAGGAAATGGCCGCTGCCATAGGGTTTGACCACGATGTAGCTGAACCAGCGCGCCACATCACCAGAGAGGAACACATTGTCGGTGATCGACAGCGCGCTGAAGGAAAAGCCACTGCTGAAATCGGGCCGCGCATCGCGTTCATTGGTCCATTCGAAAAAGCAGTTGTCGATGTAATTGTCCGACACGGTGGAGGCGCAATTGGTGCTGGTCAGGATCAGCCCGGCGGTGCGGCTGCCATCAGCGACGGTATCGCCCTGAAAGAAGTGGTTGCCGGTCACCGTCTGGTTTTGCCCGCCCAGAAGGGCGAAATGGCGGAACTTGGTCGCACGGTTGTTGCGCAGCTTGGCGTCATTGGCATTCACATTCAGCGCGATGGACTGGCGCGCGGAGACATTCAGCGGCTCCTCATCGGAGAGGAACTGGCAATTGTCCACCAGAATGCCCTGACAGCCCGACCCGATGGAGGTGAGGCCGCGATTGAGGGGACGCGAGATGAAACAGTGATCAAGGCTGAACACCGTGCCCGCAGGCGCAAGACGGATCCCGCTACAACGGCCCGCGCATTGGATATCCACCTCGGTCATGCCGAACTTGCTGAGCGCACTGAAACCACTGAAATCCAGCATGTATTTGAAGTCACGAAAGGTGAATTGCTGGGTGCCAACCGCATCATAAAGCGGCGCGGTCAGAGTCAGTTCCCGTGCGCCTACGTTTTTGGCCCGAACGTAGATCTCGCGCCCGACGCCGCTGCCTTCGACCAGCGCGCCAACGGGGATATTGGCGATATTGGCGACATTGGTCAGCTTGCGCGAGTCGCTGGTGCTATAGGTTGCCTGAGCAGTGATGGTATCGGTGTCCCAGGCGGCATTGGCGGCAGCCTCCAGCTGGCCGTTGCGGATCACCCGGCGGGTGGCATAGCTGGTTTTGTTGGGCACCGCCGCCTGCATATCGACCGACCCGCGCAGGGTCACCTTGCGCCCGCACAGATCAAGCGATTCATGGTCGGCGTTGTTCAGAAGCGCCTGAAACGCCTTCTTGAACCCCAGTTCCTCATCCCCGAAGGCGGCAGCATAGCTGGGGAAATCGAAATTGCGGGTCAGCAGCAGCATTCGGTTCGTAGGCATACGGACGGTGCCCTCAAACCGGACCTCGTGGTTCATGGAGACCGTGCTGGCAAGGAAGAACTCCCCTGCAGGAACCAGCACACGGCGGCCAGCGGCGGCGGCATCTGCGGCCTCAAACGCGGCAGTATTGTCGGTGCTGCCATCGCCGACGGCGCCATAATCCGTCACATCCACCAGGCTGATCATGTCGCGCAGGAACACGCCAGTT
This window encodes:
- a CDS encoding glycosyl hydrolase family 28-related protein, producing MNIAITDGVELMPPAFAEGLNNWSSGNGTPGSDTYQGAANAAFVAADADFGGCLELQKNTSVQKLRNMTRTMLTPGCYLQITAKVKAVSGALPTVRIAAWAGQSGGGHLGGVVETGPGTSLSTYGEVVEVSAIVGTGSRNGVDMPWGRAARFAHVGLDLIGANGGVVRIEDIEVRDVTGVFLRDMISLVDVTDYGAVGDGSTDNTAAFEAADAAAAGRRVLVPAGEFFLASTVSMNHEVRFEGTVRMPTNRMLLLTRNFDFPSYAAAFGDEELGFKKAFQALLNNADHESLDLCGRKVTLRGSVDMQAAVPNKTSYATRRVIRNGQLEAAANAAWDTDTITAQATYSTSDSRKLTNVANIANIPVGALVEGSGVGREIYVRAKNVGARELTLTAPLYDAVGTQQFTFRDFKYMLDFSGFSALSKFGMTEVDIQCAGRCSGIRLAPAGTVFSLDHCFISRPLNRGLTSIGSGCQGILVDNCQFLSDEEPLNVSARQSIALNVNANDAKLRNNRATKFRHFALLGGQNQTVTGNHFFQGDTVADGSRTAGLILTSTNCASTVSDNYIDNCFFEWTNERDARPDFSSGFSFSALSITDNVFLSGDVARWFSYIVVKPYGSGHFLNGMTVSGNKFRSINGSIDRAERVDTSFADLDFSRSKSIFYEGNTYHNVSAAVANPLRIEHVQGSTAKTWTVDTDDALPFRGQARGVDSVIAIGPVEVSGGADRHAMPHTKLRVGSRRDQVQLVWPDAVRGTVQVTVRVDK